The bacterium genomic interval TCGGAGTCCTTGTTGAACGGGATTATCTTTCCGCTTTCGTCCTTGGCGTTGATCAGCTGCAGCACACCTATCACCCCGCCCTGGGCGTCCTTCATCGGCAGCTGCAGCATGGAGGTGGTGCGGTAATTGACCCTCTGGTCAAAGGACCGGTCAAAATGGTATTCGGCCGAATCCGGGATGGCGTAGGCGTCCGGGATGTTGACCAGGGTCCCGGTGTTGGCCACGTAGCCGGAGAGGGATTTGTTGGAGATGGGCACCGGAAAGGGCTTGAACAGCATCTCCTCGGCCTTTTTGCCCTCCCGGGCGGCCAGGGTGTCGTTCTGGCTGATCACGAAATTCAGGTGGTCGCCTTCCTTGATGTACAGGCTGCCGGCGTCGCAGTTGGCGAAGGCCCGGGACTCGCTTACGATCAGCTCCAGCAGTTTCTCCAGCTCCCGCACCGATGAAAGGGCGATGCCGATCCTGACCAGTTTATCGAAGGCGCTGCTGCATTGTTCCATCTTCTGCCTTGTTGGTGGTTGTTGATCAGCTATAGTTTAAATCCAAGGTACCTTGCTGAATATATTGGACTTTAAAAATAATTTGATCCGTAAAATCATGTAAATCCGCTTACGCTCCAATGCCGGACTTCTTCAAGCGCCATCCGCTTACGCTTTTATATTTTAGCCGCCGCAAGTGCCATAGCTTTAGCGGAGGCACTAGCTTCAGCGGAGGAGCTCCTGTCTGAACGGTATTATATTTACAGCAGGTTCCGGGGCACAAACTCCTCGTCCTCAAAATCCTCGTCTATCCCTTCAAAGACCTCCTTGCCGGCTCCGCACTCGGGGCAGATCCAGTCCAGGGGCAGATATTCAAAATAGGTTCCCGGCCTGACATCGCCGTCCGGATCCCCCAGATTGGGATCGTAGACGTAGCCGCAGATTGAACATCGCCATTCCATTGTTGCCTCCCAATTATTATTGTTGCCGAAATTATTTTATTGCCCCTGGGCCAGGGCCTTGATGATCCGGTCGGCCGGTATCATCCGGTCCAAATGCAGCAGGTAAACCTCGCGGTCGCCGTCGCGCTGGGAATCGAACAGGATGGTCTTCAGGTCGGGGAAAAGTCCAAAGGCCATGTCCTCGGCCGGATTGACGGTCAGCCTCAGATTATTGTCCTCCCGGACGTCGTAAAGATAGACCTCGTCGTTGCCCTGGCGGGAAGAGGTGTACAGCAGGTATCTCCGGTCAGGCGAAAGCATCGTGGGTATCCCGCCCCGGAACGACGGACATCTGACCGGCCTGGGCTCCCCCCCGGCCAGGGGCCATAATTTCAGGACCTTTTGGTTTTCCTGGGCCTGCTGGTAGAACACCTGGCCGGATACGATGTCAAAGAATTCTTTATCCCCCTTTTCCTGCGGGTCGGGGCGGACCAATTGGGGCCGGGCATTCTTGGCCAGGGACAGCCTCCACAACGACCAAAATGTTCCGCTGTCGCTTAAAAAGAACAATTCGCTCCCGTCCGGGGTGAACCGGGGCATCTGCTCATTGAATTTGTTGAAGGTCAGTCTCCGCTCTTTTTTGGTCTGCAGGTCCAGGAGATATATCTCATCGTTTCCGTCGCGGTCGGAAACATAGGCCAGGCTCTTTCCGTCCGGGCTGAAGGCCGGCATAAAATCAAGGGCCGGATTGTTGGTGATCCGTTTCTGGTTTTGGCCGTCGGCATCCATCACATAGAGCTCGGTGTTGCCGTCCCGCTTGCTGGAAAAGGCTATCTTCTTTCCGTCGGGGGAGAGAGCCGGCAGTGCGTCGTTGCCAGCCGCAAAGGTCAGCCTGGTGATTTCGTAAGGTTCCATTCCCAGATACACCGCCACCCTTTGGCGGAGGAAGGTATCCTGGGCCGCCGGGTAATCCAGCCGGCTCAATATCCCGTATTCCTTGCAGGCCGGTCCGGCCGAATCGGCCAGGCAGTAGGCTTTGGCCAGATAGTAATGCCCCTGGGGATCCTTGGGGGAATCCTGCACGGCCAGGGAGAACTGTTCGATGGCCTTGCCCAGGTCGCCGATCTCCAAAAACTGCCGGCCCTTGTTGACGGCCGCATTGCGGCCGCAGCTCAAGGCTGCCAGGGCCAGGATCAGACAGAGGGCCTTGATCCCAAGTCTTTTCGGTCTCATCATTCTTTCCATTTGATCATTTTAAGCATCCGCCGGTTAAAAGTCAATAAAAAATTCAGTTGCCTTTTATTTTTGCATGTGATATAGTTTTAAGGTATTGAAGCCTGCGGGTCCCGGCCAAAACTTTAAACAATTTAAGATACCACGACTGCATTTTTATGTCAATACCCTTTTACTTTTTATCTGACGTTCACCTGGGAGCGGGCAGCCCCGAACTGGAACGGCTGAAACTGGCCAGGCTGAAGAAGCTTTTTGCCGTTATCCGGGACCAGCCCGGTCCCTTGTACATATTGGGCGACCTGTTTGATTTCTGGTTTGAATACCGGGCCGTGATACAGTCCGAACATTTTGAAGTATTAGCGGAAATGCTGAAACTGCGGCAATCCGGGGTGGAGATCACCCTGCTGGCCGGCAACCACGATTACTGGACCGGGCCTTTCCTGGAAAAGCAGCTGGGATTCAAGATCGTCAAGGATGATCTGACCATTGACCTGGACGGCCAAAAAGTGCTGCTTTGCCACGGCGACGGCCTGGATCAGACGGACCGGGGTTACCGGGCGCTGAAGGCGGTGCTGAGGAACCCCCTCAGCATCCGGGCTTTCAGCCTTATCCATCCCGACCTGGCCGTCTCCTTTGCCCATTGGTTCTCAAGATTTTCCCGCAATCATCTGACCAAGCATAAAAATGTTGATCAGGCGCCGCTGGAGCGCCAGGCCGCCAGGTTTTTTGCCCTGGGCTACCGGGCGGTGGTGTTCGGCCACACCCACCAGCCGACATTGAAGGACATGGAGGGCCACGTTTTCCTGAACCTGGGGGATTTTTTCAAGAATTTTACCTATGCCATTTACCGGAACGGAAAATTCAAACTGGAAAAGATCATTGACTAGATCAACAAATACTTATTAAAAGATAACTGGAGATAGCGCCACCATGTCAAACATCACCAAACTCTGGGCCCGGCAGATCATCGATTCCCGGGGCAACCCCACCGTGGAGGTGGACTGCCACCTGGCGGACGGAAGTTTTGGCCGGGCCGCGGTGCCTTCGGGCGCCTCCACCGGCCAGCACGAGGCGCTGGAGCTCCGGGACGGCGACCCCAAAATGTTCGGCGGCAAGGGGGTCAAAAAGGCGGTGGACAACGTCAACCAGCTGATCGCCCCGGCTTTGACGGGAATGGACGCCCGGGACCAGGTGAAGATAGACCGGACCATGCTGGAACTGGACGGCACCCCGGCCAAGTCAAAACTGGGGGCCAATGCCGTGCTGGGCGTTTCCCTGGCCGCGGCCCACGCCGCCGCCGCCTGCTCCGGTCTGCCGCTTTACCGCTACCTGGGCGGGGCCAACGCCAAGACCCTGCCGGTGCCGATGATGAATTTCTTGAACGGCGGCAAGCACGCCGGCTGGAACATCGAGATGCAGGAGTTCATGATAGTCCCGGCCGGGGCCAGGACCTTCGGCCAGGCCATTCAGATGGCCAGCGAGACCTTTGCCGCCCTCACCAAGATCCTGCATAAGAAGGGTTAC includes:
- a CDS encoding DPP IV N-terminal domain-containing protein — its product is MMRPKRLGIKALCLILALAALSCGRNAAVNKGRQFLEIGDLGKAIEQFSLAVQDSPKDPQGHYYLAKAYCLADSAGPACKEYGILSRLDYPAAQDTFLRQRVAVYLGMEPYEITRLTFAAGNDALPALSPDGKKIAFSSKRDGNTELYVMDADGQNQKRITNNPALDFMPAFSPDGKSLAYVSDRDGNDEIYLLDLQTKKERRLTFNKFNEQMPRFTPDGSELFFLSDSGTFWSLWRLSLAKNARPQLVRPDPQEKGDKEFFDIVSGQVFYQQAQENQKVLKLWPLAGGEPRPVRCPSFRGGIPTMLSPDRRYLLYTSSRQGNDEVYLYDVREDNNLRLTVNPAEDMAFGLFPDLKTILFDSQRDGDREVYLLHLDRMIPADRIIKALAQGQ
- a CDS encoding UDP-2,3-diacylglucosamine diphosphatase, with the protein product MSIPFYFLSDVHLGAGSPELERLKLARLKKLFAVIRDQPGPLYILGDLFDFWFEYRAVIQSEHFEVLAEMLKLRQSGVEITLLAGNHDYWTGPFLEKQLGFKIVKDDLTIDLDGQKVLLCHGDGLDQTDRGYRALKAVLRNPLSIRAFSLIHPDLAVSFAHWFSRFSRNHLTKHKNVDQAPLERQAARFFALGYRAVVFGHTHQPTLKDMEGHVFLNLGDFFKNFTYAIYRNGKFKLEKIID